In Candidatus Hydrogenedentota bacterium, one genomic interval encodes:
- a CDS encoding GntP family permease yields the protein MGLIVSLVVSVLFIVLATVKLKLHPFLALLVAAFGFGIAAGMPLKDVVKWVNTGFGDTIGNIGIVILAGCIIGTFLEKSGGAYRIAAAALRVTGRRNVPLAMAAVGYVVSIPVFCDSGFVLLSPLGRALSRKAGVPLAACAVALAMGLYATHTMVPPTPGPVGAAGVLGADLGLVILWGMGVGLVAALAGWLFAVKVAGRVVLAEEAEAADAAPAPEDPQAPSAPKALVPILLPLALIVLRSLAELPGRPFGGGQAAVLLSFLGQPAVALLLGAFLSFLLPAKFDRAMLSTTGWVGEAMTAAAIIIVITGAGGAFGKVLQNSGIADVIGSALQGREGVGILLPVLIAAALKTAQGSSTVALITTAGLMLPLLAPLGLEGATARALVVVAIGAGSMMVSHANDSFFWVVTQFSGMTVNQGYRLQSLGSLVTGLAAAAAVWAAAAVVL from the coding sequence ATGGGTCTGATCGTGTCGCTGGTCGTGTCCGTGCTCTTCATCGTGCTGGCCACGGTGAAGTTGAAACTGCACCCCTTTCTGGCGCTGCTGGTGGCGGCGTTTGGGTTTGGGATCGCGGCGGGCATGCCGCTGAAGGACGTGGTCAAGTGGGTGAACACGGGCTTCGGGGACACCATCGGCAACATCGGCATCGTGATTCTCGCGGGCTGCATCATCGGCACCTTTCTGGAGAAGTCCGGCGGGGCCTACCGCATCGCGGCGGCGGCGCTGCGCGTGACCGGGCGGCGCAACGTCCCCCTGGCCATGGCCGCCGTGGGCTACGTCGTCTCCATCCCCGTGTTCTGCGACTCCGGGTTTGTGCTGCTTTCCCCGCTGGGCCGGGCGCTGTCGCGGAAGGCGGGGGTGCCCCTGGCGGCCTGCGCCGTGGCGCTGGCCATGGGGCTCTATGCCACCCACACCATGGTGCCGCCGACCCCCGGTCCCGTGGGTGCGGCGGGGGTGCTGGGCGCGGACCTGGGGCTGGTGATTCTGTGGGGGATGGGCGTGGGGCTGGTGGCGGCGCTGGCCGGGTGGCTGTTCGCCGTGAAGGTGGCCGGGAGGGTGGTGCTGGCGGAGGAGGCGGAGGCCGCCGACGCCGCACCGGCACCGGAAGACCCCCAGGCCCCCTCGGCGCCGAAGGCGCTGGTGCCCATTCTGCTGCCCCTCGCGCTGATCGTGCTGCGCTCCCTCGCGGAGCTTCCGGGGAGACCCTTCGGCGGGGGGCAGGCCGCCGTGCTGCTTTCCTTTCTCGGGCAGCCCGCGGTGGCCCTGCTATTGGGGGCCTTTCTTTCCTTCCTGCTGCCGGCGAAGTTCGACCGCGCCATGCTGTCCACGACCGGCTGGGTGGGCGAGGCTATGACGGCGGCGGCCATCATTATCGTCATCACCGGCGCGGGCGGCGCCTTCGGCAAGGTGCTCCAGAACTCCGGCATTGCCGACGTCATCGGATCGGCGCTCCAGGGGCGGGAGGGGGTGGGCATCCTGCTGCCCGTGCTGATCGCGGCGGCGCTGAAGACCGCCCAGGGCTCCTCCACCGTGGCGCTGATCACGACGGCTGGGCTGATGCTGCCGCTGCTGGCCCCGCTGGGGCTCGAGGGCGCCACGGCCCGCGCGCTCGTGGTGGTCGCCATCGGCGCGGGGTCCATGATGGTCTCCCACGCCAACGACAGCTTCTTCTGGGTGGTCACCCAGTTCTCCGGCATGACGGTGAACCAGGGCTACCGCCTCCAGAGTCTGGGGTCGCTGGTGACGGGCCTCGCCGCCGCGGCGGCCGTCTGGGCCGCCGCCGCCGTGGTCCTGTAA
- a CDS encoding B12-binding domain-containing radical SAM protein: MKVLFVSSTPFLMEPLGVLMLIASCRRAGHDARLAILRRHRVGRIAEAFRPDVVAYSASTGDLDLFTKTDEEVLAAAKSWPKPPFRVMGGPHPTFSPNVLEEMDLDAVCQGDGDEALPDLLSRLEAGAAFDDIPNLVPRGAKEPVKRVLSHDLDRFPFPERAAFYEAMPYCRTSGLRSFITGRGCPYNCSYCFNHAFNRMFKACGPVLRRRSVDNVLDEIDQVRREFPPLRLVRFADDTFAHRVDDWLLEFAEKYPRRIGVPFYCLMRSNTLTEETARLLAGAGCQSIGMSVESGDETLRNVVLRRNLTDKLVRESFAIAEKYNIRTYACTMLGIPGGTLEDDFHSLDFVRHLRPSAPLFTLCTPYTGTDIWRECVKNGWLPESGANTVRFNETTELSCFTPHERRVQLRACYLGSLYTMAPGWAAPLVRAMIRGPFPMALARYLGHTYTAYRISTRIFPQAIPWTPTAFIRIGLDSVRFLL; encoded by the coding sequence GTGAAGGTGCTGTTTGTCTCCTCCACCCCTTTTCTGATGGAGCCCCTGGGGGTGCTGATGCTCATCGCATCGTGCCGCCGCGCGGGACACGATGCCCGGCTCGCCATTCTGCGGCGCCACCGCGTGGGCCGCATCGCGGAGGCATTCCGTCCCGACGTGGTCGCCTACAGTGCGTCCACGGGCGATCTGGACCTCTTCACGAAGACCGACGAGGAGGTCTTGGCGGCGGCGAAATCCTGGCCAAAGCCGCCCTTCCGGGTGATGGGCGGGCCGCACCCCACCTTTTCCCCGAATGTGCTGGAGGAAATGGACCTTGACGCCGTCTGCCAGGGCGACGGCGACGAGGCGCTGCCCGATCTGCTGTCCCGGCTGGAGGCGGGCGCGGCCTTTGACGACATCCCCAACCTCGTGCCCCGCGGCGCGAAGGAGCCCGTGAAACGGGTGCTCTCGCATGATCTTGACCGGTTCCCCTTCCCCGAGCGGGCGGCATTCTACGAGGCCATGCCCTACTGCCGCACCTCGGGCCTGCGGTCCTTCATCACCGGGCGCGGCTGCCCCTACAACTGCTCGTACTGCTTCAACCACGCGTTTAACCGCATGTTCAAAGCCTGCGGCCCCGTGCTCAGGCGGCGGTCGGTGGACAACGTGCTGGACGAGATTGACCAGGTGCGCCGCGAGTTCCCCCCCCTGCGGCTGGTCCGCTTCGCCGACGACACCTTCGCCCACCGCGTGGACGACTGGCTGCTGGAGTTCGCGGAGAAGTACCCCCGCCGGATCGGCGTGCCCTTCTACTGCCTGATGCGGTCCAACACGCTCACCGAGGAGACGGCCCGCCTGCTGGCGGGGGCCGGGTGCCAGTCCATCGGCATGTCCGTCGAGTCGGGCGACGAGACCCTGCGCAACGTCGTGCTGCGGCGCAACCTCACGGACAAGCTGGTGCGGGAGTCCTTCGCCATCGCGGAGAAGTACAACATTAGGACCTACGCCTGCACTATGCTGGGCATCCCCGGCGGCACGCTGGAGGACGACTTCCACTCCCTCGACTTCGTCCGCCACCTCCGGCCCTCAGCCCCCCTCTTCACCCTGTGCACACCCTACACCGGCACCGACATCTGGCGCGAGTGCGTCAAGAACGGGTGGCTCCCGGAGTCCGGGGCGAACACCGTCCGCTTCAACGAAACCACGGAACTGTCCTGCTTCACCCCCCACGAGCGCAGGGTGCAGTTGCGCGCCTGCTATCTCGGCTCCCTGTACACCATGGCGCCGGGATGGGCCGCCCCCCTCGTCCGCGCGATGATCCGGGGCCCCTTCCCCATGGCCCTCGCCCGGTACCTGGGCCACACCTACACGGCCTACCGCATCTCCACGCGAATTTTCCCCCAGGCCATCCCGTGGACCCCCACGGCCTTCATCCGCATCGGCCTGGACTCCGTCCGCTTCCTGCTCTGA
- a CDS encoding B12-binding domain-containing radical SAM protein, which yields MKLFLANVGYHTRGFPLVTPPMGVMYLAAYLRRELSVEPMIVNQRLENCPPEEVVRRAVAFGADVVGFSALTTSAHVLPESVRLARASLPNALILAGGPHASATKEALMAEADVDVVVPGEGELATKAVLQAWAEGGRDFGGIPGVIWRDAKGEVVVNPGAVEQVEDLDTLPFPAYDLINLPAYWRAQSIAPVFRRRYASLVSSRGCPYGCIWCHKIFGKSIRVNSPERIVEEMTRLSKTYGINDFEFLDDNFNFHPRRVIEFCGLVGQSALKPRIAFPNGIRADLLTDEIVDALVQTGMYQCSFAMETASPRLQKYTCKNMNLEKLMAAGRRTTSQRVYTNVFCMLGFPTETEEELRQTIASACASPFHTASFYTVTPFPGTPLYDLVKKELPEKLEKLRYDNTDMSGMRINLTNLPDETLFLYQRQAMRQFYANPRRLARLAHSHPQPWMLPAFLPIVLYRATKGLLPSPSAEPNATDCPSPSAESPPLHPPPGQEP from the coding sequence TTGAAGCTGTTTCTGGCAAATGTCGGCTATCACACACGAGGATTCCCCCTGGTCACCCCGCCGATGGGGGTGATGTACCTCGCGGCCTACCTGCGCCGCGAGCTGTCCGTCGAGCCGATGATCGTCAACCAGCGTCTGGAGAACTGCCCCCCGGAGGAGGTCGTCCGCCGCGCGGTGGCGTTCGGCGCCGATGTGGTCGGCTTTTCCGCACTCACCACATCCGCACACGTTCTCCCAGAATCGGTCCGCCTTGCCCGCGCGTCGCTGCCCAACGCCCTGATTCTCGCAGGCGGCCCGCACGCCTCCGCCACCAAGGAGGCTTTGATGGCGGAGGCCGACGTGGACGTGGTGGTGCCCGGCGAGGGGGAGCTGGCCACCAAGGCGGTGCTTCAGGCATGGGCGGAGGGCGGCCGCGATTTCGGCGGCATTCCCGGCGTGATCTGGCGCGACGCGAAAGGGGAGGTCGTGGTGAATCCCGGGGCCGTGGAACAGGTGGAAGACCTCGACACGCTGCCCTTTCCCGCCTACGACCTGATTAATCTGCCGGCCTACTGGCGGGCACAGTCCATCGCCCCGGTGTTCCGCCGGCGCTACGCCTCGCTGGTAAGCAGCCGGGGCTGCCCCTACGGGTGCATCTGGTGCCACAAGATCTTCGGGAAATCCATCCGCGTGAATTCGCCGGAGCGCATAGTGGAGGAGATGACCCGCCTGTCCAAGACCTACGGAATAAACGACTTCGAGTTCCTGGACGACAATTTCAACTTCCACCCGCGACGCGTCATCGAGTTCTGCGGTCTGGTCGGGCAGTCCGCGTTGAAACCGCGCATCGCCTTCCCCAACGGCATCCGGGCCGACCTGCTGACGGACGAGATCGTTGACGCGCTGGTGCAGACCGGCATGTACCAATGCAGTTTTGCCATGGAGACCGCCTCCCCCCGCCTCCAGAAATACACCTGCAAGAACATGAATCTGGAGAAACTGATGGCGGCCGGGAGACGCACCACCTCCCAGCGGGTATACACCAACGTCTTCTGCATGCTGGGGTTCCCGACCGAGACGGAGGAGGAGCTGCGCCAGACAATCGCCTCCGCCTGCGCGTCCCCCTTCCACACAGCATCCTTCTACACGGTGACGCCGTTCCCCGGAACACCCCTGTACGATCTTGTGAAGAAGGAGCTGCCCGAGAAACTGGAGAAGCTTCGCTACGACAACACGGACATGTCGGGGATGCGCATCAATCTGACCAACCTGCCCGACGAGACGCTCTTCCTTTACCAGCGGCAAGCGATGCGGCAGTTCTACGCGAATCCGCGGCGGCTGGCGCGGCTCGCGCACAGCCATCCCCAGCCCTGGATGCTGCCCGCCTTTCTCCCCATTGTGCTGTACCGGGCGACCAAGGGACTTCTTCCGTCGCCCAGTGCGGAACCCAACGCCACGGATTGCCCCTCCCCTTCGGCGGAATCGCCTCCGCTCCACCCTCCTCCTGGACAAGAACCGTGA
- the rhaT gene encoding L-rhamnose/proton symporter RhaT — translation MAPNPLLGLFYHWLGGLASASFYIPYRKVRVWSWETYWLVGGIFSWLIAPFILASLLVPNPLGAIFSAPRENIFWAYFFGAMWGLGGLTFGLTMRYLGIALGMAIALGYCAAFGTLMPPIFNGEFMTIISQTPGQFILLGVFVCLAGIAISGAAGMSKEKEMPEEEKKAVIKEFNFTKGILVATFSGVMSASMSYGMAAGRPIADIALTQLTDAGRSDLWQNLPVLIIVLWGGLTTNFLWCMYLNWKNHSGHEYFTATGKTETGEPTRVPMLSNYVFSALAGVTWYLQFFFYSMGETKMGEYKFSSWTLHMASIIIFSTLWGVALREWRGASKRTQVLVALGLAVLVFSTFIVGYGNYLNTLPEYAKAAGDAAAAAH, via the coding sequence ATGGCACCAAACCCCCTTCTTGGTCTCTTCTACCACTGGCTGGGCGGCCTCGCGTCGGCGAGCTTCTACATCCCCTACCGCAAGGTGCGGGTGTGGTCTTGGGAGACCTACTGGCTGGTGGGCGGCATCTTCTCGTGGCTTATCGCGCCGTTCATTCTGGCGAGCCTGCTCGTGCCGAACCCGCTGGGCGCGATCTTCAGCGCCCCCAGGGAGAACATCTTCTGGGCGTACTTCTTCGGGGCCATGTGGGGCCTGGGCGGGCTGACCTTCGGCCTGACCATGCGCTACCTCGGCATCGCCCTGGGCATGGCGATCGCCCTGGGCTACTGCGCCGCCTTCGGCACGCTGATGCCGCCGATCTTCAACGGGGAGTTCATGACGATCATCTCCCAGACGCCGGGGCAGTTCATTCTGCTGGGCGTGTTTGTCTGCCTGGCGGGCATCGCCATCAGCGGGGCGGCGGGCATGTCCAAGGAAAAAGAGATGCCCGAAGAGGAGAAGAAGGCGGTCATCAAGGAGTTCAACTTCACCAAGGGCATCCTCGTGGCGACCTTCTCCGGCGTCATGAGCGCCTCCATGTCCTACGGCATGGCGGCGGGGCGGCCCATCGCGGATATCGCGCTGACGCAGCTGACGGACGCGGGCCGCAGCGACCTCTGGCAGAACCTGCCGGTGCTGATCATCGTCCTTTGGGGCGGGCTGACGACCAATTTCCTGTGGTGCATGTACCTGAACTGGAAGAACCACAGCGGACATGAGTACTTCACCGCCACCGGCAAGACGGAGACCGGCGAGCCCACCCGCGTGCCGATGCTGTCCAACTACGTCTTCTCCGCCCTCGCGGGCGTGACGTGGTACCTGCAGTTCTTCTTCTACAGCATGGGCGAGACGAAGATGGGCGAGTACAAGTTTTCGAGCTGGACCCTGCACATGGCGTCCATCATCATCTTCAGCACGCTGTGGGGCGTGGCCCTGCGCGAGTGGCGCGGTGCCAGCAAACGCACGCAGGTGCTGGTGGCCCTGGGCCTCGCGGTGCTGGTCTTCTCCACCTTCATCGTCGGCTACGGCAACTACCTGAACACGCTGCCCGAATACGCGAAGGCCGCCGGGGACGCCGCGGCCGCCGCGCACTAG
- a CDS encoding GxxExxY protein: MAELLFREESYRIRGAVFEVYREMGCGFLESVYQECLEREFRLRDIPAVAQQELGLLYKGEPLAQTYRPDFVCFDCVIVELKAVREIADEHRAQLHNYLKASGHRLGLLVNFGHHPGAEIERIVK; encoded by the coding sequence ATGGCGGAACTGCTTTTTCGCGAGGAGAGCTACAGGATACGCGGGGCGGTGTTTGAGGTGTACCGCGAGATGGGGTGCGGGTTCCTGGAGTCGGTGTATCAGGAGTGTCTGGAACGGGAGTTCCGGTTGCGGGATATCCCGGCGGTGGCCCAGCAGGAACTGGGCCTCCTTTACAAGGGGGAGCCGCTCGCCCAGACCTACCGCCCCGACTTCGTCTGTTTCGACTGTGTCATCGTCGAACTCAAGGCTGTCCGGGAAATCGCCGACGAGCACCGGGCCCAGCTCCACAACTACCTGAAGGCGTCCGGGCACCGGCTCGGGCTGCTCGTCAACTTTGGCCACCATCCGGGTGCCGAGATCGAGCGCATTGTGAAGTAA
- a CDS encoding PQQ-binding-like beta-propeller repeat protein — translation MQTSRCLLAAILCAAAAAAFAADSPQFRGPDRTGVFPESGLLQEWPEGGPEKAWVATGIGRGYSSAATLNGKIYVTGMTEAMEGVVTVLTPDGAVEKTIPYGPETDEQQAPGSRSTPTLEGNRLYLLTGLGVVVCLDTDTGAKVWEVDVTERFKAEKPTWHYAESVLLDGDNVICTPGGAEAVVAALNKHTGDTVWTLKEPQDKAAYCSPMVFTHNGRRILTTATGRFIVGADPATGAPLWQVEQKAPWDIHGVSPVYENGLLYYVAGDGTGGAALELSPDGATVTQKWEDKTLDCLHHGVVPVGGHLYGTGYKRGGKLVCLEMGTGSVLWSADEVTLGVTVAADGMLYVYEGPKKGVVSLVKADPSGYVRTGQFTVTDGGDDKHWAHPTIANGHLYIRHGDALVAYKVSAGAK, via the coding sequence ATGCAGACCAGCCGTTGCCTTCTTGCCGCGATCCTCTGCGCCGCCGCTGCGGCCGCGTTTGCGGCGGATTCTCCGCAGTTCCGGGGGCCGGACCGGACGGGGGTGTTTCCAGAGTCGGGGCTGTTGCAGGAATGGCCGGAGGGCGGCCCGGAAAAGGCATGGGTCGCCACGGGGATCGGCAGGGGGTATTCCTCGGCGGCCACGCTGAACGGGAAAATCTATGTCACGGGGATGACGGAGGCAATGGAGGGGGTGGTCACCGTGCTGACGCCGGACGGCGCGGTGGAGAAGACCATTCCCTACGGCCCGGAGACGGACGAGCAGCAGGCGCCGGGATCGCGGTCCACGCCCACCCTGGAGGGAAACCGCCTTTACCTCCTCACCGGTCTGGGCGTGGTGGTGTGCCTCGACACGGACACGGGGGCGAAGGTGTGGGAGGTGGATGTCACCGAACGGTTCAAGGCCGAGAAGCCCACCTGGCACTACGCGGAGTCGGTGCTGCTGGACGGGGACAACGTGATCTGCACGCCCGGGGGCGCGGAGGCGGTCGTTGCCGCGCTCAACAAGCACACCGGTGACACGGTGTGGACCCTGAAGGAGCCCCAGGACAAGGCGGCCTACTGTTCCCCCATGGTCTTCACGCACAACGGCCGCCGCATCCTCACCACGGCCACGGGGCGGTTCATTGTCGGCGCGGACCCCGCCACGGGCGCGCCGCTGTGGCAGGTGGAGCAGAAAGCCCCCTGGGACATCCACGGGGTGAGCCCCGTCTACGAAAACGGCCTGCTCTATTATGTCGCGGGCGACGGCACCGGCGGCGCGGCGCTCGAACTGTCGCCCGACGGCGCGACGGTCACCCAGAAGTGGGAGGACAAGACCCTGGACTGCCTGCACCACGGGGTGGTTCCGGTCGGCGGGCATCTCTACGGCACGGGCTACAAGCGCGGCGGCAAGCTGGTCTGCCTCGAAATGGGCACAGGGAGCGTCCTGTGGAGCGCCGACGAGGTGACCCTGGGCGTCACCGTCGCCGCCGATGGCATGCTGTACGTCTATGAGGGGCCCAAGAAGGGGGTGGTCAGTCTGGTCAAGGCCGACCCTTCGGGATATGTCCGCACCGGCCAGTTCACCGTGACCGACGGCGGCGACGACAAACACTGGGCCCACCCCACCATTGCCAACGGACACCTCTACATCCGCCATGGCGACGCCCTAGTCGCCTACAAGGTGTCGGCGGGGGCAAAATAG
- the gyrB gene encoding DNA topoisomerase (ATP-hydrolyzing) subunit B encodes MAQNSYTADSIQVLEGLQAVRKRPAMYIGDTSTRGLHHLVYEVVDNSIDEALAGYCTQITVTVHIDNSITVEDNGRGIPVDMHRDPKFKNKTALEVVLTILHAGGKFDNNSYKVSGGLHGVGVSCVNALSKWLEVEVKRDGVVWFLAFDRGAARGKIEQRGRTRSTGTKVTFLPDADIFEDLVYNAETLLGRLRELAFLNKGIKIVFEDERTDDEPVVMQYKGGIVEYVKYLNRAKEPLHRAPIYLEVARDDLEVEVALQYSSSYSETLFSFANNINTHEGGTHLSGFRAALTKSLNDYAKKAPASKKNDYAISGDDAREGLTAIISVRLRNPQFEGQTKMKLGNSEVQGIVNSLVYEGLQTYFEENPQVANRIIQKSIDAARAREAARKARDLTRRKGALDSMGQAAKLADCSERDPALCELFIVEGDSAGGSAKQGRDRRFQAVLPLRGKVLNVERAREDKMLGNNEIRSLITCLGAGFGRDDFDAAKLRYHKIIIMTDADVDGAHIRTLLLTFFFRQMPGLIHRGHLYIAQPPLYLIRKGKKSRYVNTETEFEEFIFEMLSDSVRVTVNGDPGGPAVEGKQLLRALRAAMERDRMIQRVRRLFGVTREALVKALVLPRDKYLHPENLSPAELLDIFGSDLEIINTHEVQTELEGANGNGNGNGKKPRSHFIRGKHQVDLAFFKSHEFSALLTVSEPITQLGSAPYCVVGADTDKAGGVLLETSDLVELRGFLMDLGRRGLHVQRYKGLGEMNPDQLQETTMDPASRVLLQVSAEDEAVADDLFTVLMGDQVEPRKDFIEKHAPEVQNLDI; translated from the coding sequence ATGGCGCAAAATAGTTACACCGCAGATTCCATCCAAGTCCTTGAGGGGCTGCAGGCGGTCCGGAAACGGCCCGCCATGTACATCGGGGACACGAGCACGCGGGGGCTTCACCACTTGGTGTACGAGGTGGTGGACAACAGCATAGACGAGGCGCTGGCGGGGTACTGCACGCAGATCACGGTGACGGTGCACATAGACAACAGCATCACGGTGGAGGACAACGGCCGGGGCATTCCGGTGGACATGCACCGGGACCCGAAGTTCAAGAACAAGACGGCTTTGGAGGTGGTGCTGACGATACTGCACGCGGGCGGCAAGTTCGACAACAACTCCTACAAGGTGTCCGGCGGTCTGCACGGCGTGGGCGTGTCCTGCGTGAACGCGCTGTCCAAGTGGCTTGAGGTGGAGGTGAAGCGGGACGGGGTGGTGTGGTTTCTGGCGTTCGACCGGGGCGCGGCCCGGGGGAAGATCGAGCAGCGCGGCCGCACGCGCAGCACGGGCACGAAGGTGACCTTCCTGCCGGACGCGGACATTTTCGAGGACCTGGTGTACAACGCGGAGACGCTGCTGGGGCGGCTGCGCGAGCTGGCCTTCCTGAACAAGGGCATCAAGATCGTCTTCGAGGACGAGCGGACGGACGACGAGCCCGTGGTGATGCAGTACAAGGGCGGGATTGTGGAGTACGTGAAGTACCTGAACCGCGCCAAGGAACCGCTCCACCGCGCTCCTATCTATCTGGAGGTGGCGCGGGACGACCTGGAGGTCGAGGTGGCGCTCCAGTACAGCAGCTCCTACTCGGAGACGCTGTTCAGCTTCGCGAACAACATCAACACCCACGAGGGCGGCACGCACCTGAGCGGGTTCCGCGCGGCGCTCACCAAGAGCCTGAACGACTACGCGAAGAAGGCACCGGCCTCCAAGAAGAACGACTACGCCATCTCCGGCGACGACGCCCGCGAGGGGCTCACGGCGATCATCTCCGTGCGCCTGCGCAACCCCCAGTTCGAGGGGCAGACCAAGATGAAGCTGGGCAACAGCGAGGTTCAGGGCATCGTGAACTCGCTGGTGTACGAGGGGCTTCAGACCTATTTCGAGGAGAACCCCCAGGTCGCCAACCGCATCATCCAGAAGTCCATTGACGCGGCCAGGGCCCGCGAGGCGGCCCGCAAGGCCCGCGACCTCACCCGGCGCAAGGGCGCGCTGGACTCCATGGGCCAGGCCGCCAAGCTGGCCGACTGCTCCGAGCGCGACCCGGCGCTGTGCGAGCTGTTCATCGTCGAGGGCGACAGCGCGGGCGGATCGGCCAAGCAGGGCCGCGACCGGCGCTTCCAGGCGGTGCTCCCGCTGCGGGGCAAAGTGCTCAACGTGGAGCGCGCCCGCGAGGACAAGATGCTGGGGAACAACGAGATCCGCTCGCTGATCACCTGTCTGGGCGCGGGCTTTGGCCGCGACGACTTCGACGCGGCCAAGCTCCGCTACCACAAGATCATCATCATGACGGATGCCGACGTGGACGGGGCGCACATCCGCACCCTGCTCCTGACCTTCTTCTTCCGCCAGATGCCCGGCCTCATCCACCGCGGCCACCTGTACATCGCCCAGCCGCCCCTCTACCTCATCCGCAAGGGGAAGAAGTCGCGCTACGTGAACACCGAGACGGAGTTCGAGGAGTTCATTTTCGAGATGCTGAGCGACAGCGTCCGCGTGACGGTCAACGGGGATCCGGGCGGCCCGGCGGTGGAGGGCAAACAGCTTCTCCGCGCCCTGCGCGCCGCCATGGAGCGCGACCGAATGATCCAGCGCGTGCGCCGGCTCTTCGGCGTCACCCGCGAGGCCCTCGTCAAGGCCCTCGTCCTGCCGAGGGACAAGTATCTGCACCCCGAGAACCTTTCCCCGGCCGAGCTGCTGGACATCTTCGGGTCCGACCTGGAGATCATCAACACCCACGAGGTGCAGACGGAGCTTGAAGGGGCCAACGGAAACGGAAACGGGAACGGAAAGAAGCCCCGCAGCCATTTCATCCGCGGCAAACACCAGGTGGACCTCGCCTTCTTCAAGAGCCACGAGTTCTCCGCGCTCCTCACGGTGAGCGAGCCCATCACCCAGCTCGGCTCCGCGCCCTACTGCGTCGTCGGCGCGGACACGGACAAGGCGGGGGGGGTGCTGCTGGAGACCTCCGACCTCGTGGAGCTGCGGGGGTTTCTCATGGACCTGGGCCGCAGGGGCCTGCACGTGCAGCGCTACAAGGGCCTCGGCGAGATGAACCCCGACCAGCTTCAGGAGACCACCATGGACCCCGCGTCCCGCGTGCTGCTCCAGGTGAGCGCCGAGGACGAGGCGGTGGCGGACGACCTGTTCACCGTGCTCATGGGGGACCAGGTGGAGCCGCGCAAGGACTTCATCGAGAAGCACGCCCCCGAAGTGCAGAACCTGGACATCTGA